A window of the Miscanthus floridulus cultivar M001 chromosome 14, ASM1932011v1, whole genome shotgun sequence genome harbors these coding sequences:
- the LOC136504588 gene encoding calcium-dependent protein kinase 28-like yields MQPDPQGPGRGKAGGANAHVRLPPPVTAGSGGRPASVLPHKTDNVRDHYRIGKKLGQGQFGTTYQCVGKADGAEYACKSIPKRKLLCREDYEDVWREIQIMHHLSEHPNVVRIRGAYEDALFVHLVMELCAGGELFDRIVAKGHYSERAAAQLIRTIVGVVQGCHSLGVMHRDLKPENFLFASTAEDAPLKATDFGLSVFYKPGDKFADVVGSPYYVAPEVLQKCYGPEADVWSAGVILYILLCGVPPFWAESEAGIFRQILRGKLDLESEPWPSISDSAKDLVRKMLTRDPTKRLTAHEVLCHPWIVDDAVAPDKPIDSAVLSRLKNFSAMNKLKKMALRVIAESLSEEEIGGLKELFKMIDTDNSGTITYDELKDGLKRVGSDLMEPEIQALMDAADIDNSGTIDYGEFLAATLHMNKLEREESLVSAFAFFDKDGSGFITIDELSQACEQFGLSDVHLEDMIKDVDQNNDGQIDYSEFAAMMRKGNAGGAGRRTMRNSLHVNLGELLKPAET; encoded by the exons ATGCAACCGGACCCGCAAGGCCCGGGCAGGGGCAAGGCGGGCGGCGCCAATGCGCACGTGCGGCTGCCGCCGCCGGTGACGGCGGGGTCGGGTGGGCGGCCGGCGTCGGTGCTGCCGCACAAGACGGACAACGTGCGCGACCACTACCGCATCGGGAAGAAGCTGGGGCAGGGGCAGTTCGGCACCACGTACCAGTGCGTGGGCAAGGCGGACGGCGCCGAGTACGCGTGCAAGTCCATCCCCAAGCGCAAGCTGCTGTGCCGCGAGGACTACGAGGACGTGTGGCGCGAGATCCAGATCATGCACCACCTCTCCGAGCACCCCAACGTCGTTCGCATCCGCGGCGCGTACGAGGACGCGCTCTTCGTCCACCTCGTCATGGAGCTCTGCGCCGGCGGCGAGCTCTTCGACCGCATCGTCGCCAAGGGCCACTACTCAGAGCGCGCCGCCGCGCAGCTCATCAGGACGATTGTCGGGGTGGTGCAGGGGTGCCACTCGCTCGGCGTCATGCACCGGGACCTCAAGCCGGAGAATTTCCTCTTCGCGAGCACCGCCGAGGATGCCCCGCTCAAGGCCACTGATTTTGGGCTCTCCGTGTTCTACAAACCCG GTGATAAATTTGCTGACGTTGTTGGGAGCCCCTATTATGTTGCCCCAGAGGTGCTTCAAAAATGCTATGGCCCAGAAGCTGATGTATGGAGTGCTGGAGTGATTTTGTACATTTTGCTATGTGGTGTACCCCCATTCTGGGCAG AGAGTGAAGCAGGGATCTTCAGGCAGATTTTACGAGGCAAACTTGATTTGGAATCTGAACCATGGCCAAGTATCTCTGATAGCGCTAAAGATCTAGTCCGTAAGATGCTTACCCGGGATCCTACGAAGAGATTGACTGCTCATGAGGTTCTAT GTCATCCATggattgttgatgatgctgttGCACCTGATAAGCCTATTGATTCTGCTGTTTTGTCAAGGCTGAAAAACTTTTCTGCAATgaacaagctcaagaagatggCATTGAGG GTGATTGCTGAAAGTCTATCTGAGGAGGAGATTGGGGGTTTAAAGGAGTTGTTCAAAATGATCGATACTGACAACAGCGGGACGATAACTTATGATGAACTGAAGGATGGTCTGAAAAGGGTGGGCTCAGATCTGATGGAACCTGAAATCCAGGCTTTGATGGATGCA GCTGATATTGACAACAGTGGAACCATTGATTATGGAGAGTTCTTAGCGGCTACATTGCACATGAATAAACTGGAGAGGGAGGAAAGCTTGGTGTCGGCATTTGCATTCTTCGATAAGGACGGGAGTGGCTTCATAACAATTGATGAGCTCTCACAAGCATGCGAGCAGTTCGGTCTTTCTGATGTTCATCTTGAGGATATGATCAAAGATGTGGACCAGAACAAT GATGGGCAAATTGATTATAGTGAGTTTGCTGCGATGATGAGAAAGGGCAATGCTGGTGGAGCAGGAAGGCGAACCATGAGGAACAGCTTGCATGTGAATCTTGGTGAACTCTTGAAGCCCGCTGAGACCTAG
- the LOC136504590 gene encoding fructose-bisphosphate aldolase, chloroplastic-like: protein MVAASLLKSSFLPKKSEWGATRQAAAAPRPTVSMVVRASAYADELVKTAKTIASPGRGILAMDESNATCGKRLASIGLENTEANRQAYRTLLVTAPGLGQYISGAILFEETLYQSAVDGRKIVDILVEQGIVPGIKVDKGLVPLAGSNNESWCQGLDGLASREAAYYQQGARFAKWRTVVSIPNGPSELAVKEAAWGLARYAAISQDNGLVPIVEPEILLDGEHGIERTFEVAQKVWAETFYAMAENNVMFEGILLKPSMVTPGAEAKDRATPEKVAEYTLKLLHRRIPPAVPGIMFLSGGQSEVEATQNLNAMNQGTNPWHVSFSYARALQNTCLKTWGGQPEKVKAAQDALLLRAKANSLAQLGKYTSDGEAAEAKEGMFVKNYSY, encoded by the exons ATGGTCGCTGCTAGCCTGCTCAAGTCCTCCTTCCTTCCCAAGAAGTCCGAATGGGGCGCCACCCggcaggccgccgccgcgcccaggcccaccgtctccatggtcgTCCGCGCCTCCGCCTACGCCGATGAGCTCGTCAAGACCGCG AAAACGATCGCGTCGCCGGGGCGTGGCATCCTGGCGATGGACGAGTCGAACGCGACGTGCGGGAAGCGGCTGGCGTCCATCGGGCTGGAGAATACGGAGGCGAACCGGCAGGCGTACCGCACGCTGCTGGTGACGGCGCCGGGGCTGGGCCAGTACATCTCCGGCGCCATCCTCTTCGAGGAGACGCTGTACCAGTCCGCCGTTGACGGCCGCAAGATCGTCGACATCCTGGTGGAGCAAGGGATCGTGCCGGGGATCAAGGTGGACAAGGGCCTCGTCCCGCTCGCCGGCTCCAACAACGAGTCCTGGTGCCAGGGCCTCGACGGCCTCGCCTCCCGCGAGGCCGCCTACTACCAGCAGGGCGCCCGGTTCGCCAAGTGGCGCACCGTCGTCAGCATCCCCAACGGCCCCTCCGAGCTAGCCGTCAAGGAGGCCGCCTGGGGCCTCGCCCGCTACGCCGCCATCTcacag GACAACGGGCTGGTGCCGATCGTGGAGCCGGAGATCTTGCTGGACGGGGAGCACGGGATCGAGCGCACGTTCGAGGTGGCGCAGAAGGTGTGGGCGGAGACCTTCTACGCGATGGCGGAGAACAACGTGATGTTCGAGGGCATCCTGCTGAAGCCGTCCATGGTGACCCCGGGCGCGGAGGCCAAGGACCGGGCGACGCCGGAGAAGGTGGCCGAGTACACGCTGAAGCTGCTCCACCGCCGGATCCCGCCCGCCGTGCCCGGGATCATGTTCCTCTCGGGGGGCCAGTCGGAGGTGGAGGCGACGCAGAACCTCAACGCCATGAACCAGGGGACCAACCCGTGGCACGTGTCCTTCTCCTACGCCCGCGCGCTGCAGAACACCTGCCTCAAGACCTGGGGCGGCCAGCCCGAGAAGGTCAAGGCGGCGCAGGACGCGCTGCTGCTCCGCGCCAAGGCTAACTCCCTCGCGCAGCTCGGCAAGTACACCTCCGACGGCGAGGCCGCCGAGGCCAAGGAGGGCATGTTCGTCA